Below is a genomic region from Pseudarthrobacter sulfonivorans.
GCCGGTGGCCGGTTCCAGGATATAGCGCCAGATGTGGCCGTAGAAATGGCGCCAGGCCATGCGCCTGCCTTCCTCGAATTCGGAGACCGTGTTCAGGATTCTGTAGTCCACGGCCATGTTCATTTCCATGCCAAAGCGGGCTCCGAGGCTCAGCCGTTCCGGGCCGCGCGGCTGGGCGCCCTTCACGGTGCCGGAACAGTCAATCGCACTGTGCAGCGCCGGAGTGGCCAGGACTTCAAAGATCACTTCGGGCGGGGCAGCGATGAAGCGTTCGCGGGACACGAGGTATCGGTTGTTCATCCCCCCAGCCTAGGACCACGGGCACCATTGGCAGCGAGCCGGCCAGTGCGGCCGCGGCGGTCCGGTTCCGCACGGGACGCGTGGCGCCACAGCATGGCCGTAGCCTTGACCGCCAAAGTTCGGCTGATATTATCAACAAAGGCAGTATGTCCTATCAAGCGAACATAGTAGGACATGGATTCCCTCCCGGGCCTCGGGCGGGCACCAGCTTCCGGCATGGAACGAGGAATATCCAGTGGCGAATCAACTTGGTCTCATCATCGACCGCTCCTCGCCCGTACCCCTGTACCACCAGGTGGTACAGGGCATCGAGGCCGCCATCCACAGCGGAATCCTGGAACCCGGCAGCCGGCTGGAGAACGAAATCGATCTCGCGGCCCAGCTGAACCTCTCCCGGCCCACCATGCGCAAAGCCATGGACGAACTGGTCCGCTCGGGGCTGCTGGTCCGCAAGCGCGGCGTGGGTACTCAGGTGGTCTCCAGCCAGGTCCGCCGCCCCCTGGAGCTCTCCAGCCTGTTTGATGACCTCTCCAACAACGGCAAGAAGCCCACCACCCAGGTGCTGACCTTCTCCCACATGGAGGCCGACGCTGCGACGCTCGCCACCCTCGAACTGCCGGCCGGCTCCAAGGTGTACCACTTCACCCGCCTGCGCAAAGTGGGCGGCAAGCCCCTTGCCCTGATGGAGAACTGGGTCCGGGACGACATCGCCACCATGGACGAAGCCATGCTGGCCTCTGAGGGCCTCTACGCCATTCTCCGCCGCGGCGGAGTCAACTTCCGCCTGGCCTCGCAACGGATCGGCGCGATGATCGCCAACGACTACCAGGCGCGCCTGCTGGAGGCCGAGGTCAACTCCGCCCTGGTCACCATGGAGCGCACCGCAACGGACGACGCTGGCCGCCGCGTGGAAACCGGACACCATGTGTACCGGGCGGATTCGTACAGCTTTGAAATGACACTCGTACAGCGATAACGCAAGGAATACATCAATGACTAACTGGGTCTATCCCCTGGGCAGCGCCGCCGACGGCGGCTGGGACATCTCGCTCGGAACCTCCGATTCAACCCTGGCCGTGGACGGCTGGGCCCATACGGGCCTGAAGGTGGCCACCTTAACTGCAGGGGCCGACGTCGTTCTCCCGGCAGCGGACGAGGAGCGGATTGTGGTTCCCCTCAACGGCTCCTTCACCGTCTCCGTCGACGGTGAAGACTATGTCCTGGCGGGCCGGGCGTCCGTGTTCCACGGCCCCAGCGACGTGCTGTACTCGGGCACGGGCCGGACCGTCACCATCAGCTCGTCCGACGGCGGACGGGTGGCGGTCGCCACCGCACCGGCAAAGGCCTCCTATCCCACGCGCCTGGTCACGGCGGCGGAGACACCCGTGGAACTGCGCGGGGCCGGCAACTGCTCCCGCCAGGTCCATAACTTCGGCACGCCTGCGGCCCTCGAGGCTGACCGTTTCATCGTGTGTGAAGTCCTCACCCCCGCCGGGAACTGGTCCTCCTACCCTCCGCACAAGCACGATGAGGAAAAGGACGGCGAAACGAACCTCGAGGAGATCTATTACTTCGAGACGCAGGTGGCTGCGGGCTCCGGCGCACCCGCCGACGCCGACGCCATCGGCTACCAGCGCGTCTACGCCTCGGATGAACGTCCCATCGACGTGGCGGCCGAGGTCCGCACGGGCGACGTTGTGCTGGTCCCCTACGGTTGGCACGGCCCCGCCATGGCGGCCCCGGGCTACGACCTGTATTACCTGAACGTGATGGCCGGCCCCGGCCCCGTCCGCGAATGGCTCATCAGCGACGACCCGCACCACGGCTGGGTCCGCCAAAGCTGGGACGGCCAGGACATCGATCCCCGGCTGCCGTTCGGCGCTTAGAGATCAAGCGCTAGAGATCAAGAAAATGCCCCGCCGGAACGGATTCCGGAGGGGCATTTTTCATTGCAGCGGTACGCTCACCTGGCTACGCTGATGGCCACTTTGACCGGGACGCCGGTGGCCAGTGATTCCTGGGCGGCGTCAGCCACGCGGGAAGCGGCCACGGCGTCCTCCGGGGTGCAGGGATTCTCCCGGCGGCCCAGGATCAGCTCCACAAACGCAGCCATTTCCGATCGGTACGCCTGGTCGAAGCGTTCGGCAAAGGTCCTGTGGGATTGCCCGGAGGGAAAGGCGATCCCGGCTTCAGCCGACGCCATGGCCGTCTGCTCATCGAGCCCAACCATCAGCGAACGGCTGGAGCCCTGGATTTCCAGGCGGACGTCGTGGCCGGCCCCGTTGTAGCGGGTGGCTGACACGGTACCCACTGTGCCGTCGTCGAACGTGACCAGTGCCAGCGCCGTGTCCACGTCGCCCACGGCGCCGATGGCCGGATCGCCATTGTTGGAGCCCTTTGCGTAGACCTCCACGATCTCGCGGCCGGTCAGCCAACGGAGGATGTCGAAGTCGTGGACGGAGCAGTCGCGGAACAGTCCGCCGGAACTGGCGAGGAACTCCACGGGCGGCGGCGCCATGTCACAGGTGACGGCGCGCAGGGAGTGGATCCAACCCAGCTCGCCCGCTTGGTAGGCACGCTTGGCCTCAAGATAGCCGTGGTCAAAGCGGCGCTGGTGGCCGATCTGCACCACACCGTTGTTGTCGCGGATGTAGTCCAGCACCGGCAGGGCGTCCGCCACGTTCATGGCCACCGGCTTTTCGCAGAAGACCGGGATTCCGGCGTCCACGCCCACGCGAATCAGTTCGGGGTGGGTTCCGGTCCCCGTTGCGATGACGAGTCCGTCCACGCCGGCGGCGATGAGGTCCTCCACCGAAGGCAGGAAGCCGGCACCGAGGCCGGCAGCAACGCCCTTGGCGTGGTCCTCGGCGACGTCGGTGAGCAGAAGCCTGACGTTGATGCCTTGCGGATTGAGGACTCCATTGAGCGCGGAGATGTTGTTGGCGTGCATGACGCCTATGCGTCCCACTCCGACCAGACCGAGAATGACGTCCTTCATAGTGTTCCTTCGCAAGCAGTACCGGGCCCGGAATCCCGGGCAGACAACAATGTGGGAACGTTCCAACATTGTCTTGCTAGAGTAGGTGAATCCGCATGCCGAGTCAAGACTTTGTATTAACAAACAGGAGGTCACTGTGACTGCCCCCGAACGGAAACGCGCCGCCACCATCCTGGACGTGGCCGCCGCCGCGGGTGTTTCCAAGTCGGTGGTGTCCCTCGTGCTGCGCGGCACGGGCTACGTCAGCGCGGCCAAGCGCACCGCCGTCGAACATGCCGTGCTGGAACTCGGCTACCGTCCGAACGCGGCTGCCCGGGCCCTCGGCGAATCGCGGAGCCGCACCGTGGGCGTGGTACTCAACGACATGCGGAACCCCTGGTTCGTCAGCGCGGTGGAAGGGCTCAACAGCACCCTCAACGAGCTCGGCCTGCAAATGCTGATGGGCGACTTCCGCCTGGACAGCCGCAGCGGCGAATCCCTGCTGAAGAAACTGCTGGAGATGAACATCGAGGCCCTGGTGCTGGTGGGGACCATGCCGGAGAGCCCCGGTTTGACGGCAGCAGCCTTGCAGGTGCCAACCATCGCGCTGGGGGCGCCCAGCGGCCCAGGTGCCAACGTCACCGTCGTGACCAACGACGACGACGCCGGGGCCCGCCTCGCGGTGGCTCATCTGATCGCGCTGGGGCACCGCCGCATCGCCCATGTAGGGGCACCCGCCACCGCCGTCGGGATTGCCCGCCGTCGGGGGTATGAAGCGGAGATGAGGGCCGCCGGCCTGGCGGAGTTCATCCGGACCGTGCCGGGAGACCTGAGCGAAGAGGGCGGCCACCGTGCCGCACTCGAGCTGCTGTCAGTTGTCGACCGGCCCACAGCGGTGTTCGCTGTCAACGACATGGCGGCGCTGGGGGTCCTCTCGGCCGCCGAGGAATGCGGGCTCGCCGTACCTGCCGATCTTTCGGTGGCCGGCTACGACAATACCCCGCTGGCGCGGTTGCGCCGGATCAGCCTGACTTCAGTGGACACGGCCAGTTTTGCCGCCGGGCAGCGGGCGGCCGAACTCCTGATCGCACGACTGGAGCCGGGCAGCACGCTGCCCCCAGACGAACTGTTGGTGCCGACGCTGGAAGTGAGGGGCAGCACCGCCGCCCCTCACCCCTGAACGGCACGCCTATGTCGAGGCGATCTGGACGCTGGCGTCCTGCACCGTGAACGCCGCCCGGAAGGCCGCAAGGGCTTCCTCGTCGTCACCGCTGGCCCAGGCTTCCATACCCACCGTCCCCTCGTAGCCTGCGTCCGCGAGCGCCTTGGCCACGGCCCGGTAGTTGATCTCCCCGGTTCCGGGTTCGCAGCGGCCCGGTACGTCGGCAACCTGGACTTCGCCGATGTGCGGCAGCGCGGTCCGCACGAGCTCGATGAGGTTCCCCTCGCCCAGTTGTGCGTGGTACAGGTCCAGCATGAGCTTCACGTTGGGGTGCCCGGCTGCTTCCACCAACGCCAGGGTGTCCTTGGCGCGGGCGAGCGGGATGCCGGGGTGGTCCAGGACCGTGTTGAGGTTTTCCAGGCAGAACGTCACCCCATACTTCTCCCCCAAGTTGCCGAGCCGTTCCAGGGTCCGCGCGCCGGTGCTCCACATGCGGCCGGTGGACCGGTAGAGGGGGCGGGCCGCCTGGCCATCGATGAGCTCCGCTGGGTGCACCACCATGCGGCTCACGCCGAGCTCCAGGGCTGTGGGAATCAGAGACTCGGCCGTCCGCACCACGTCGTCGGCCGTGTCGGGGTCCACGAGGCTTCCGGAGGTGTACCCGGTCATGGAGGAGAACGCCGCGCCGGTTGCCTTGAGGGCCGGAATGTCCTTGGTCCGCGAATCCCACATCTCGACGTCGAATCCGGCGTCGTGTAGCCGCTGCACCCGTTCCACAAACGGCAGGTCCGTGAAGACCATTTCCGCACAAACGGCCAGCCGCATCAGACGCCGGCCCGGGCGTCGTCGCGGAGCGCCACCGGGGCAGCAGCCACAGCCACCGGACCGCCCTGTTTGACCGATTCGATGCACGCCAGCGCCATGGCCAGCGCGCGGCGGGCGTCTGCGGCGCCGGGGGTGAGGGTGAATGCGCCCGACGGCGGCGGGGTGCCGTCCCGCTGTGCACGAACCGTGGCGGCGAAATCGGCGAGTTCGTCCGTGTAAGCCTGCCGGAAGAGTTCCACGTTGAGGCGCGGCGTGTCCGCGGACAGTCCTTCCGCCGTATAACGCCGGGCCGCCGTCTCGGTGGCCCGGCCGGCCTGGACCATGCCCTTGGAACCGAAGACCTCGCCGCGGATGTCGTAGCCATAGAGAGCACTGAAGTTTGCTTCCGCCACGGCGATGGCGCCGTTGCTGTAGCGGATGGTCACCACCGCGGTGTCCAGGAAGCCCTGATCGCGGAGTTTCGGTTCCACGAGGGCGTCGGCCACGGCATAGACCTCCACCGGCTCGGCGCCTTCATTGAACCAGTTCAGGGTGTCGAAATCGTGAATCAAGGTTTCCAGGAAGACCGTCCACGCGGGGACCCTGGCCGCGTTCGGGATGCTGCCGTTGCCCGGATCGCGGGTCAGCGAGCGCAGGAGCTGCGGCTGCCCGGCGATGCCGGCCGCAAGGTCTTTCTTGGCGGCCTGGAAGTCGTCCGCGTAGCGCCGGTTGAAGCCGATCTGGAAATGCACCCCGGCTTTTTCAACGGCGGCCAGTGCGGCGTCGAGTTCGTCGAGCCCTTGGCCCGCGGGCTTCTCGCAGAAGACGTGCTTCCCCGCTGCGGCAGCCTGGGTGATCAGGGCGGAGTGGAAACGGGCCGGGCTCGCGATCACCACGGCGTCGATCTCCGGATCGGCCAGGATATCCGCGGCGTCGGCCGTGACCTTTGCCGTGCCCAGCGATTGGGCCAGGGCCTGGGCGGATTCCACATTGGGGTCGGCGATGGCCGCAAGGACGGCGCCCGGGACGCGGCGGGCGATGCTTTCGGCATGGAACGCCCCCATCCAGCCGGAGCCGATGAGCCCGACCTTCACGGGTGCGGAGAGTCCTGCGGAGTGCTGTTCGATGTAGGCCATTGGCCAGTCCTTTCGATTGTCAAAACAAAAATGAATCAGAGCCGTGCAGCGTCCTTGTCCGCCAACGTCTCTTCGTCTGGGAACACCACTCCCAGCTGGCGGCGGATCTCGTCGGCCACGTCCAAGGTGCGGATGGATGCTGCCAGCGTCCGCTGGCCGGCCTGTGTCTGCCCGGCGGCCACGGCACGGGCCACGGCCGCCGCTTCGTAGTGCAGTCCCTCGAAGTGGCCGCCGGGCGGTTCCTCATGGCGCAGCCGGGCCCCGTCCGGGAAGCGGACCTCGAAGCCACCGGGCATGTTGAAGGGACCGTCGAAAGTCAGCGTGGCCCTCGAACCGACGATCGTGGCCGAAGTGGGCGTGAAGTTGTGCAGGTGGGTGTTCACCACGGCCTGCGCGCCGCCGGCGAACTGCATGATCGCGGACAGCTGGGCGTTGACCCCGGATTCGTGGGGCTGGCCGATGGCATGCAACTCTTCCGGCAGGCCCAGGACCTCGGTGACCAGGGCCAACGGGTACGTGCCGAGGTCCAGCAGCGGGCCGCCGGCCAGTGCGGGATCGAAGATCCTGTGGCCGCGTTCGAAGTGTTCGCCGTATTCGGCAAAAACCGTGGTGACGGTGCCCAAGGTCCCGGCGTCGAGGATCTGCCGGATCACGTCGAACTTGGGCAGGAAGAAAGTCCACATGGCCTCGGCGGCGAACACCCCGGCGGCTTCGGCCCGTTTGGCGATGTCCTGGGCCTGCGCCGCGTTGAGGCCGATCGGCTTCTCGACCAGAACGTGTTTGCCGGCGTCGAGGGCGAGCACGGCGGCCTGGTGGTGGAAGTTGTGTGGCGTGCAGACGTAGACGATGTCGATGTCCGGGGCGGCGGCCAGCTCCTCGTAGCTGCCGTAGGCCGCGGGCACGCCGAAAGCGTCCGCGAATGCCTTGGACCGGCTGGGCGAACGGGACGCGACGGCAGCGATCACCTGGTCCGTGTGCGCCTGGACGGATTCGGTGAAGCGTTCGGCGATCCAGCCGGGTCCCATGATCCCCCAGCGCAGCACGGGGGCATCCCGCGAACCGGGCACGCGGGAGACCGGCAGGGCAGAGTTGCTCACGAGTAGCTCACTTTCGTGTAGGCGCCGTCGCCGTGCAGGGACTGGATCATGGCCTGGGCCACGAGCGAGGCATTGAGGCCGTCCTGCGCCCCGGCCAGGGGCGGCTGTTCTCCCTTGGCCAGGGCTGAGATCCAGGCCTGCAGCTGCAGGCGGTACGCGTCGGCAAAGCGCGGGCGCCAGTCCGCGGGGATTCCCGTCCGGCTGAGGCCCGCCTGCTGGACGCCCAGCAGTGCGGATTCCTTCAGACCGGTGGTGCCGAGTTCCGAGACAACCTCACAGCTGGTGGTATAGCCATATTGGGCGTTAAGGAACAGCTCCAGTGTGGTCAGCGTGCCGTCGGCGGTTCGGAGCATCATAAAGGCCGGGTCCTGCAACCCGCCCTCGGCATGGCGTGAGCTCCGCCCGGCCTGCCATGACACTTCCGTTATGGGCGAGTCCAACAGCCAGGGAATGATGTCCAGCTCGTGGATGGCCGAATTGGTGATGGCCGATTCGGACGTGGTGCCCGTGCCCGCACCGGCGTTCCGGCTGGTGCAGTGGACCACGAGCGGTTCGCCCTGGGTGCGGTCCTGCACAGACTGGCGCAGGGCCATGTAGCCGGGGTCGAAGCGCCGCATGAAGCCCAGCGACAGCAGCGAAGCCCCGGTGGCAGCCACGATGTCGGCGTCCGCCGCTACCACCTCGAGGCTTTCCAGCAGCGTGGGGGCCAGCGGCTTCTCGCACAGCACCGGGGTCATCGCCTCAAAGCATTCCAGCACCAGCCCGGCGTGCGTGGAGTCGTGGGAGGAAACCACGACGGCGTCCACCTCGCTGGAGTTGATCAGCTCGGAGGGATCGGTGGTGATGCGGGCGGCCGGAGGCGCAGCGGCCGCGGCACGGCCGGCGTCGAGGTCTGCCACAAAAGTGACCTCGGCACCGCCGATGGTGGTGGCGAGGTTCCTGATGTGGTCGGCGCCCATGATTCCGGCGCCAATGACGCCTACCCGGATCGGCATGTTGTCTTCCCGTCTACTTTTCGCTATCTTTGCCGTGACCTTCGCGCCGTGGCACGGCGGGCGGGGCCCGTCCGGTTTTCCGGCGGGCCCCGCCTCGGTCCTGTTACACGTGCCGGGGGCTGCTTTCCGTTGACGTCTCTCGGTTGTGAGTAACGTCAGCGACCTCTGCCTGCACTTCCTTGACCACGTCGCCGTGTCCGCCGAGCTGCTCGAGCTCGTGGGCGAGTTCCGCCAGTTCCGCACCGCCGGCCATCTGGGCGGTGAGCTCGTCCAGGGTGATGTCCTTCTTGTCGTAGTAGCCGATCGACTTGCCGCGCTTGAGCAGGAGGAACCGGTCCCCGACAGGGAAGGCGTGGTGCGGGTTGTGCGTGATGAAGATGACGCCGAGTCCCCGGTCGCGAGCCTGCAGGATGTAGCGGAGCACGACGCCGGACTGCTTGACGCCCAGCGCCGCCGTCGGTTCGTCCAGGATCAGGACCTTTGCGCCGAAGTACACGGCGCGGGCGATCGCGACACACTGGCGCTCACCGCCGGACAGCTGGCCGATGGGCTGTTCCACGTCGCGGAGGTCGATGCCCATCTCGGCAAGTTCCTTGAGCGTGATGGCCTTCATCTTCTCGACGTCCATGCTTTTGAACGGGCCGAAACCGCTGGTCAGCTCCGAACCGAGGAAGAAGTTCCGCCAGATGGGCATCAGGGGCACCACCGCGAGGTCCTGGTAGACGGTGGCGATGCCCACGTCAAGGGCGTCACGGGGCGAACCAAACTTCCGTTCCTCGCCCATGATGTTCAGCACCCCGGCGTCGTGCTGGTGCAGTCCGGCGATGATCTTGATCAGGGTGGACTTGCCCGCACCGTTATCGCCCAGTACGCAGGTGACACGGCCGTTGTCCACGGCCATGGTCACATCGGAGAGGGCGATGATGTTGCCGTAGTGCTTGCCTACTCCGTCGAGGGAGAGCAAGTGGACGGGGGTGTGGGTGAGGGGATCTTTTTCATCCTTGAGCAGGGTCTGTTGGTCGATCTCTTTGGCGTTCATTTCTCCGGCCCCTTTACTTGAGTTCCGCGCGGCGCTTGACGATGAGGTTGATGATGGTGGCCAGCAGCAGCATCAGGCCCAGGAAGAACTTGAACCAGTCGGGGTTCCACTGGGCATAGACGATGCCCTTGTTGGCCATGCCGAAGATGAACGCGCCGATCGCGCCGCCCACCGCCGAACCATAGCCGCCGGTCAGGAGGCACCCGCCGATCACCGCGGCGATGATGTACAGGAACTCGTTGCCCACACCCTCACCGGACTGCACCGTATCGAAAGCGAAGAGGTTGTGCATGCCCAGGATCCAGCCGCAGAAGCCCACGCCCATGAACAATCCGATCTTCGTGGCCTTGACCGGCACACCCACGGCGCGGGCCGCATTCTCGTCCCCGCCGACGGCGAAGATCCAGTTCCCCACCCGGGTCCGCATCAGCACCCAGGTGGCCACGGCGACCAGCGCGATCCAGATGAACACCGTGATCTTGACATCGATGCCGCCAATGGAGACCGAGGACGCGAACACCGCGCGGGCGGAGGCGAAGCCGTCCATGCTGGAGATCGACGGCGACGACACGGAGCCGCCGATCAGCCGGGTCAGGCCCAGGTTCAGGCCGGTCAGCATAAGGAACGTGGCCAGGGTGACGATAAAGCTGGGCAGCTTGGTCTTCATCAAAATCCAGCCATTGATATAACCGATGCCCACGGAGACCACCAGGGCCAGGAGAACCCCGACCCAGATATTCGTGCTGAAGTACCAGCTGAACATCGACGCCGTCAGTGCCGATGAGATCACCGCGACACCGGTGGAAAGATCGAACTCCCCGCCGATCATCAGCAAGGAAACCCCCACCGCCATGATGCCGATCGTGGAACTGCCGTACAGAATGGTCGCCAAGGCATTGGGCTGGGTAAACGTCGGGGAAACCAACGCGAAGAAGACGAACAGGACCACCGCTCCTACGAGCGCGCCGACTTCGGGACGGCCCAGGAGCGTCTGGAGCGGGTTCCGCCGCCCAATTCTCTCATCGCCACGTGGCCCGGCTGCTGAAGCCGGTGCCGGGGGCAGGGTTGCTGTTTTTGCCATAGGAAGAACTCCTTGTTGGTCAGGCCGTGCGGCGGTTGCCCGCCGCACGGCCTGAGTCCCGGATCTAGCGGACGCCCTGCTGGGCGAATTTGAGAACGTCGGAAGCGTTGGACTGGTCAACGATGGTGGGACCGGTCAAGACCGGCTGGCCGCCGCCAAGCTTGAAGCCGCCACGCTTGGCCTGCCACAGCGAGTCGACCGACATGTAGCCCTGGGCCCACGGCTGCTGGTCCACGGTGAAGATCACGTCACCATCCACGATCTTCTGGGCGAGCTCTGCGTTCAGGTCGAAGCTGGCAACCTTCGCAGAGCTGCCGGCGTCCGCGACGGACTTGAGCAGCGTGAGGGTGATCGGTGCGCCGAGGCCAATGATGACGTCTGCATCCTTGGCTGCCTGGAGCTTCGCGGTGGCGGTGGACTGGACGCCGGTCATGTCCTTGCCGTCGACGTAGAGAATCTCCGCACCCGGAACCTTGGCCTTGACGCCTGCGCACCGTGCTTCAAGGCCAACGTGGCCCTGCTGCTGAATGACGCAGACCGGGTGCTTGAAGCCCTGTTCGGCGAGCTTGGTGCCCACCGCCTGGCCGGCAAGCTGCTCATTCGAGCCGAAGTGCGTAAATGCGCCGAGCTGCGCCGACACGGACTCGCCGGCGTTGAGGCTGACCACCGGAATGCCGGCATCGGTGGCCTTCTTCAGGACGTCCTTCAGGGCCTCCGGGGTTGCGAGGGTAACGGCGATGCCGTCGACTTTCTGATCGATGGCCTGCTGGACGAGCTGGGCCTGGCGTCCGGCCTCCGGGTCACTGGTGTAGAGCAGTTCCACGTTGTCTTTCGCTGAGGCCTCCTCGGCACCCTTGCGGACTATGTCCCAGAAGGTGTCGCCTGCCGCGGCGTGGGTGATGAGAGCCACCTTCATGCGGTCTGTGGTGGCCACCTGACCGCCGCCGGCGGCGCCGCCGCCCTCAACCGGCTTCCCGCCCGTGCTGGAGCAGGCGCTGAGTGCCATCATGGGAACAACTGCCGCCACGAGAGCCGCCTTGCGCCAAGAAAAATTAGCCACGTTAATCTCCTTTGATCTCAGGGTCCGGGCTGCCACTCTGCAACCGCCGGAGCACTGTCTACCTCGATCATGGTGATTCAACTCACGAATGTCAATAGTTTGTCCTGACATTAGGATGTTTTTACGTAAGGGAGCCTACTGCGGCCGCCCTAAAATGCCGGCCGCGCCGTGGTCCCGCGAACAACCAGGGCCGGCTCAATCAGCTTGCGTTGCGGGCCAACCGCGGCGTCGCGAATGCGTGCAAGCAGCGCCTTGGCCACATCCACGCCCACCAGATCGCTTCGGTTGTCTACTGAGGTCAGCTCCAGATACCGCGACTTTGCCAGGGTTGAATTGTCGTATCCGATCACGGAGATGTCCGCCGGGACCGCAAGCCCGCGCGCCTTGATGGCACCCAAGGCACCCAAGGCCATGGTGTCATTGGCGGCGAAGATGGCAGTGGTGTCCGGATAGTGGTCCAGCAGCCAGCACGTCGAGGCGTAGCCATCCTCCTCGGACGTGCCGCCCGACTCCCCCGCAATCCGAAGTTCGGCGCCGGACTCCCGGAGCCGGCTGAGGAAGCCCGCGCGCCGGTGCGCAGCGGCACCGCCGGATCCGGAAAGGTGGCCTATCCGGATGTGGCCGAGCCCCAGAAGGTGGCTGGCCGCCATGCCGCCGCCACCGTCGTCGTCGTTGGTAATCAGATCAGCGCCGGCCGGCACACCATCGCGCCACCCAGCCACGACCGTCGGAACCCCCGCCCCAGCCAACATTGACGCGCTTGGCTCCGCCGCTATCACCAGCCCGTCAACGTGCATGGCAAGCAAACCGTCGGCAGCTTCCTGGATGCGGTTCTCCCCGGGCCGGGAATCAGCCAGCA
It encodes:
- a CDS encoding Gfo/Idh/MocA family oxidoreductase, with amino-acid sequence MPIRVGVIGAGIMGADHIRNLATTIGGAEVTFVADLDAGRAAAAAPPAARITTDPSELINSSEVDAVVVSSHDSTHAGLVLECFEAMTPVLCEKPLAPTLLESLEVVAADADIVAATGASLLSLGFMRRFDPGYMALRQSVQDRTQGEPLVVHCTSRNAGAGTGTTSESAITNSAIHELDIIPWLLDSPITEVSWQAGRSSRHAEGGLQDPAFMMLRTADGTLTTLELFLNAQYGYTTSCEVVSELGTTGLKESALLGVQQAGLSRTGIPADWRPRFADAYRLQLQAWISALAKGEQPPLAGAQDGLNASLVAQAMIQSLHGDGAYTKVSYS
- a CDS encoding TIM barrel protein, with translation MRLAVCAEMVFTDLPFVERVQRLHDAGFDVEMWDSRTKDIPALKATGAAFSSMTGYTSGSLVDPDTADDVVRTAESLIPTALELGVSRMVVHPAELIDGQAARPLYRSTGRMWSTGARTLERLGNLGEKYGVTFCLENLNTVLDHPGIPLARAKDTLALVEAAGHPNVKLMLDLYHAQLGEGNLIELVRTALPHIGEVQVADVPGRCEPGTGEINYRAVAKALADAGYEGTVGMEAWASGDDEEALAAFRAAFTVQDASVQIAST
- a CDS encoding GntR family transcriptional regulator — encoded protein: MANQLGLIIDRSSPVPLYHQVVQGIEAAIHSGILEPGSRLENEIDLAAQLNLSRPTMRKAMDELVRSGLLVRKRGVGTQVVSSQVRRPLELSSLFDDLSNNGKKPTTQVLTFSHMEADAATLATLELPAGSKVYHFTRLRKVGGKPLALMENWVRDDIATMDEAMLASEGLYAILRRGGVNFRLASQRIGAMIANDYQARLLEAEVNSALVTMERTATDDAGRRVETGHHVYRADSYSFEMTLVQR
- a CDS encoding Gfo/Idh/MocA family oxidoreductase translates to MKDVILGLVGVGRIGVMHANNISALNGVLNPQGINVRLLLTDVAEDHAKGVAAGLGAGFLPSVEDLIAAGVDGLVIATGTGTHPELIRVGVDAGIPVFCEKPVAMNVADALPVLDYIRDNNGVVQIGHQRRFDHGYLEAKRAYQAGELGWIHSLRAVTCDMAPPPVEFLASSGGLFRDCSVHDFDILRWLTGREIVEVYAKGSNNGDPAIGAVGDVDTALALVTFDDGTVGTVSATRYNGAGHDVRLEIQGSSRSLMVGLDEQTAMASAEAGIAFPSGQSHRTFAERFDQAYRSEMAAFVELILGRRENPCTPEDAVAASRVADAAQESLATGVPVKVAISVAR
- a CDS encoding Gfo/Idh/MocA family protein — its product is MSNSALPVSRVPGSRDAPVLRWGIMGPGWIAERFTESVQAHTDQVIAAVASRSPSRSKAFADAFGVPAAYGSYEELAAAPDIDIVYVCTPHNFHHQAAVLALDAGKHVLVEKPIGLNAAQAQDIAKRAEAAGVFAAEAMWTFFLPKFDVIRQILDAGTLGTVTTVFAEYGEHFERGHRIFDPALAGGPLLDLGTYPLALVTEVLGLPEELHAIGQPHESGVNAQLSAIMQFAGGAQAVVNTHLHNFTPTSATIVGSRATLTFDGPFNMPGGFEVRFPDGARLRHEEPPGGHFEGLHYEAAAVARAVAAGQTQAGQRTLAASIRTLDVADEIRRQLGVVFPDEETLADKDAARL
- a CDS encoding SRPBCC family protein, with product MNNRYLVSRERFIAAPPEVIFEVLATPALHSAIDCSGTVKGAQPRGPERLSLGARFGMEMNMAVDYRILNTVSEFEEGRRMAWRHFYGHIWRYILEPATGADGTAGTRVTEQWDATAVRGKFFLRLAGYLRRHPVSIEKTLTNLEAYLAASGRREAGNTGIS
- the iolB gene encoding 5-deoxy-glucuronate isomerase is translated as MTNWVYPLGSAADGGWDISLGTSDSTLAVDGWAHTGLKVATLTAGADVVLPAADEERIVVPLNGSFTVSVDGEDYVLAGRASVFHGPSDVLYSGTGRTVTISSSDGGRVAVATAPAKASYPTRLVTAAETPVELRGAGNCSRQVHNFGTPAALEADRFIVCEVLTPAGNWSSYPPHKHDEEKDGETNLEEIYYFETQVAAGSGAPADADAIGYQRVYASDERPIDVAAEVRTGDVVLVPYGWHGPAMAAPGYDLYYLNVMAGPGPVREWLISDDPHHGWVRQSWDGQDIDPRLPFGA
- a CDS encoding Gfo/Idh/MocA family oxidoreductase — its product is MAYIEQHSAGLSAPVKVGLIGSGWMGAFHAESIARRVPGAVLAAIADPNVESAQALAQSLGTAKVTADAADILADPEIDAVVIASPARFHSALITQAAAAGKHVFCEKPAGQGLDELDAALAAVEKAGVHFQIGFNRRYADDFQAAKKDLAAGIAGQPQLLRSLTRDPGNGSIPNAARVPAWTVFLETLIHDFDTLNWFNEGAEPVEVYAVADALVEPKLRDQGFLDTAVVTIRYSNGAIAVAEANFSALYGYDIRGEVFGSKGMVQAGRATETAARRYTAEGLSADTPRLNVELFRQAYTDELADFAATVRAQRDGTPPPSGAFTLTPGAADARRALAMALACIESVKQGGPVAVAAAPVALRDDARAGV
- a CDS encoding LacI family DNA-binding transcriptional regulator; the encoded protein is MTAPERKRAATILDVAAAAGVSKSVVSLVLRGTGYVSAAKRTAVEHAVLELGYRPNAAARALGESRSRTVGVVLNDMRNPWFVSAVEGLNSTLNELGLQMLMGDFRLDSRSGESLLKKLLEMNIEALVLVGTMPESPGLTAAALQVPTIALGAPSGPGANVTVVTNDDDAGARLAVAHLIALGHRRIAHVGAPATAVGIARRRGYEAEMRAAGLAEFIRTVPGDLSEEGGHRAALELLSVVDRPTAVFAVNDMAALGVLSAAEECGLAVPADLSVAGYDNTPLARLRRISLTSVDTASFAAGQRAAELLIARLEPGSTLPPDELLVPTLEVRGSTAAPHP